Proteins from a genomic interval of Rubinisphaera italica:
- a CDS encoding PQQ-binding-like beta-propeller repeat protein, which produces MLRGFFTLTFALLFLGVSFVEAKTFTGRVTKISGNNTRISILSTIDKSEQTFDISDRNFKVTVNRRPGSVTDIIVGDLVTVFTSSTGQAQRLYKIDAATLSTDTSAGSSSSKTEMTNNSTEKTAESQWTQFLGPDRKNRSPETGLLKSWPQNGPKLLWTARNLGEGYSAVSLGNGKIFTMGTRAGQEAIISLDANTGQELWSVRQGEIFQDGQGNGPRSTPTFDNGTLYTLGASGDLSCISERGNLMWTVNILDRFSASNIVWGISESPLIDGDKVIVTPGGDRATMVALNKRSGDVFWQAAIPGNPKTGYASAIKATINGKPQYINFCHNGLFGVDAQTGRALWGDDNASNGTANCSSPIDLGNKVFYASGYGTGGALLDLGDNSPRPRLVYKTEKMKNHHGGMVEVDGFIYGANDNILTCLNAQTGAITWQDRLSGNGKGAITFADGNLYFRSENGPMYLIECNSQEFKQISQFDQPERSSKMAWARPVVVDGKLFLRDQDLLLCYDLTK; this is translated from the coding sequence ATGCTTCGTGGTTTCTTCACCCTGACGTTTGCTCTATTGTTCCTGGGTGTCAGTTTCGTTGAAGCGAAGACATTTACAGGTCGGGTCACAAAGATCTCTGGCAACAATACACGAATTTCAATTCTATCAACAATCGATAAGAGCGAACAAACTTTTGATATTTCTGATCGGAATTTTAAAGTCACGGTCAATCGGCGTCCCGGAAGTGTTACAGATATCATCGTTGGCGATCTGGTCACTGTTTTCACCTCCTCCACTGGGCAGGCTCAACGACTCTATAAAATCGATGCCGCAACTCTTTCTACTGACACATCTGCGGGGTCCTCCAGTTCGAAAACGGAGATGACCAACAATTCAACGGAAAAAACAGCGGAGTCCCAGTGGACTCAATTTCTTGGACCGGATCGTAAGAACCGTTCTCCAGAAACCGGATTGCTGAAATCCTGGCCTCAAAATGGTCCAAAACTTCTATGGACGGCACGGAATCTGGGTGAAGGGTACTCAGCAGTCAGTCTGGGCAACGGCAAAATTTTCACGATGGGAACGCGTGCAGGTCAGGAAGCGATCATCTCATTAGATGCAAATACCGGTCAGGAACTCTGGTCGGTAAGGCAGGGGGAGATCTTTCAGGATGGGCAGGGAAACGGTCCTCGCAGCACTCCCACATTTGATAATGGAACACTCTACACTTTAGGGGCCTCCGGAGACCTGAGTTGTATCTCCGAGCGGGGAAACCTGATGTGGACTGTGAATATTCTGGATCGATTTTCAGCATCCAATATCGTGTGGGGGATTTCAGAATCACCACTGATTGACGGTGATAAAGTCATTGTCACTCCTGGAGGTGACCGAGCGACGATGGTTGCACTCAATAAACGATCGGGAGATGTCTTCTGGCAGGCAGCAATCCCTGGCAATCCAAAAACGGGTTATGCCTCAGCAATCAAAGCAACCATCAATGGCAAGCCCCAATACATCAACTTTTGCCACAACGGTTTGTTTGGAGTCGATGCACAAACCGGACGAGCACTCTGGGGCGATGACAATGCTTCCAATGGCACCGCAAATTGCAGTTCTCCAATCGATCTCGGAAACAAGGTGTTTTATGCTTCTGGATACGGGACAGGGGGGGCTTTGCTTGATTTGGGTGACAACTCTCCGCGTCCCCGATTGGTTTACAAAACCGAAAAAATGAAAAACCATCATGGCGGAATGGTCGAAGTCGATGGTTTCATCTATGGAGCCAACGATAACATTCTGACCTGCCTTAATGCTCAAACCGGAGCCATCACCTGGCAGGATCGCCTCTCTGGAAACGGCAAAGGAGCTATTACTTTTGCGGATGGCAATCTCTATTTTCGCAGTGAAAATGGTCCGATGTATCTGATCGAATGCAATTCACAGGAATTCAAACAAATCAGCCAGTTCGATCAGCCGGAACGCAGTTCCAAAATGGCTTGGGCGCGGCCTGTTGTTGTCGATGGCAAACTCTTCCTGAGAGATCAGGATCTTTTGCTCTGTTATGACCTGACAAAATAA
- a CDS encoding sulfur carrier protein ThiS: MKWLMALSITFFLNSSAWAVEPPLVEKYLLSGDLSNGELVLEAALVDAPDNDQVRFGLGVIRLVRGVERLGQSLTFYGVKTTRVPVLRLPVPRNPNPAVITYTAFRRMLDDFYNDLESVEETLSAITDDNVQLPLHLNKIHLDLDGNGKANEEFGVILKSVVRQDFEFLKENPDFEVHFDRGDVAWLRAYCHLVMSMLDMMLVMDTEESFNITAHDWFEKPEHRYEGTRQEQWKKLREVNNAIYVKEPLRFNRFRLHLIAVTELNHETWKHIRLEEDDQLEWLPNPSQKGVLGLPVREEMIDAWLAMMDEFKRLLEGQKTFPRIFDMQKNGKGLNFKIMLTDPPEKIDYDSSPDEWPDKYFTDDPDVDLQLLFRVFGMFSNPAAVGYSIWFN, encoded by the coding sequence ATGAAATGGCTGATGGCGCTCTCGATCACTTTCTTTCTCAATTCTTCAGCCTGGGCCGTTGAGCCTCCTCTCGTCGAAAAATATCTACTCTCTGGGGACCTTTCCAATGGAGAGCTTGTTCTCGAAGCGGCATTGGTCGATGCACCTGATAACGATCAGGTTCGCTTTGGACTGGGAGTGATCCGCCTGGTTCGCGGTGTCGAACGACTTGGTCAATCGTTAACATTTTACGGCGTGAAAACAACGCGAGTACCAGTATTGAGGTTACCTGTCCCCAGGAATCCCAATCCTGCAGTGATTACCTACACCGCTTTCCGTCGAATGCTCGACGACTTTTATAACGATCTTGAGTCTGTCGAAGAGACACTGTCTGCAATAACGGATGACAATGTTCAACTTCCATTGCATCTGAATAAAATCCATCTGGACCTGGATGGTAATGGGAAAGCCAATGAAGAATTCGGAGTGATTCTGAAATCCGTCGTCAGGCAGGATTTTGAATTTCTGAAAGAAAATCCCGATTTTGAAGTGCACTTCGACCGCGGAGATGTCGCCTGGTTACGGGCGTATTGTCATCTCGTGATGTCGATGCTCGATATGATGCTCGTGATGGATACTGAGGAATCTTTCAATATTACTGCTCACGATTGGTTTGAGAAGCCCGAACACAGATATGAAGGGACGCGGCAGGAGCAGTGGAAGAAACTAAGAGAAGTCAATAATGCGATTTATGTCAAAGAACCTTTACGCTTCAATCGTTTTCGCCTGCATCTGATTGCGGTGACGGAACTCAACCATGAAACCTGGAAACATATCCGACTGGAAGAAGATGATCAGTTGGAATGGCTGCCTAATCCTTCACAAAAGGGAGTGCTAGGACTCCCCGTTCGCGAGGAAATGATTGATGCGTGGCTGGCGATGATGGACGAGTTCAAGCGACTACTGGAAGGACAGAAAACCTTTCCGCGAATATTTGACATGCAAAAAAACGGCAAAGGTTTGAACTTCAAAATTATGCTGACTGATCCACCTGAAAAAATCGATTACGACAGTTCTCCTGACGAATGGCCAGACAAGTATTTTACAGATGATCCCGACGTGGACCTGCAGTTGCTTTTTCGTGTTTTTGGAATGTTCAGCAATCCGGCAGCCGTTGGATATTCGATCTGGTTCAACTAG
- a CDS encoding response regulator transcription factor — protein MNSTSNARQNEGISSPQTVFIIDDNTDVRESLSFLLRSVQLNVETFSSGPEFLNSIDPRTDCCAIIDILMPTMSGTELLRELKKKKIFFPVIMLTAHADVPVAVESMRLGAYHFLQKNCLEQELIDCVQNALRFSRSVHHDCRNEIEMHKLLESLSNREKQVMDLVVEGQTSRQVAENLGIAVKTVDAHRANMMKKLNVNNVAELIHKVIMYRPDEDSSES, from the coding sequence ATGAATTCTACTTCAAATGCTAGACAGAACGAAGGGATTTCCAGTCCTCAAACTGTGTTTATCATTGATGACAACACAGATGTGCGGGAATCGCTGTCATTTCTTCTAAGATCGGTTCAGTTGAATGTCGAGACCTTCTCGTCGGGACCAGAGTTTCTGAATTCGATAGATCCTCGCACTGATTGCTGTGCTATTATCGACATTTTAATGCCGACAATGTCTGGTACAGAGTTGTTAAGGGAGCTAAAGAAGAAAAAAATCTTCTTTCCAGTCATCATGCTCACGGCCCATGCTGATGTGCCGGTTGCAGTCGAGTCGATGCGTTTGGGAGCTTATCATTTTCTGCAGAAGAATTGTTTGGAGCAGGAGTTGATAGACTGTGTACAGAATGCATTGAGATTCAGTCGTTCGGTTCATCACGATTGCCGCAATGAAATAGAAATGCATAAGCTTCTGGAAAGTTTATCGAATCGAGAAAAGCAGGTGATGGATCTTGTTGTTGAAGGGCAAACCAGTCGACAGGTTGCTGAAAACCTCGGGATTGCTGTAAAGACCGTCGATGCTCATCGTGCCAACATGATGAAAAAGCTTAATGTCAACAATGTTGCTGAGTTGATTCATAAGGTTATTATGTACCGCCCAGATGAAGATTCTTCGGAATCCTGA
- a CDS encoding sulfatase-like hydrolase/transferase: MRYIKSLTICLLILSWSQNMTLAAQSPNLIVILVDDLGYGDLSAYGATDLKSPHVDQFLTEGMRFDNFYANCPVCSPTRAALLTGMYQDRVGVPGVIRTHSENSWGYLAPDCTTIASVLKDSGYHTAIVGKWHLGLEQPNRPNDRGFDHFHGYLGDMMDDYYDHRRHDINYMRLDNETIDPKGHATDLFTQWSCEYLQQRAQNKEQPFFLYLAYNAPHTPIQPPEEWFQKVKEREPGISDKRAKLVALIEHLDDGIGKVLNCLEQTGQKENTLVVFTSDNGGQIEVGANNGPLRDGKQSVYEGGLKVPGGAVWPGKIQAGSRSKLRVMSMDIFPTLLEAAGIEYESKDKLDSKSFLPTLLGKPQDNLRQHLFFTRREGGNRYGGKTIEAVIRGDWKLLQNSPFQPLELYNLKNDPLEQKEMSKKAPKIFNELSTALRRQIQYYGEVPWQKPGEVDQLP, encoded by the coding sequence ATGCGCTACATCAAATCTCTTACGATCTGCCTGCTAATCTTGAGTTGGTCACAGAATATGACACTGGCCGCTCAATCACCGAATCTGATTGTCATTCTGGTTGATGATCTTGGTTATGGAGATTTATCGGCATACGGAGCAACTGATTTAAAATCACCGCACGTCGATCAGTTCCTGACCGAAGGGATGCGGTTTGATAATTTTTATGCGAACTGTCCGGTCTGTTCGCCAACCCGAGCCGCTTTGCTGACGGGGATGTATCAGGATCGTGTGGGCGTGCCGGGGGTGATTCGGACTCATAGCGAAAACAGCTGGGGTTATCTGGCTCCAGATTGCACAACAATTGCATCCGTCCTTAAAGATTCTGGCTATCACACGGCTATTGTAGGGAAATGGCATCTGGGACTGGAGCAGCCGAATCGTCCGAATGATCGCGGGTTCGATCATTTCCACGGCTATCTCGGCGACATGATGGATGACTATTACGATCACCGCCGCCACGATATCAACTATATGCGGCTGGATAATGAAACGATCGATCCCAAAGGACACGCCACCGATTTGTTTACTCAATGGAGTTGTGAGTATCTTCAACAACGGGCACAAAATAAAGAACAGCCGTTCTTCCTTTATCTGGCTTACAATGCTCCTCACACACCGATTCAACCACCAGAAGAATGGTTCCAAAAAGTAAAAGAGCGCGAACCCGGCATTTCTGATAAACGTGCCAAACTGGTGGCATTGATCGAACATCTCGATGATGGCATCGGCAAGGTTCTCAATTGTCTCGAACAAACTGGGCAAAAAGAAAATACGCTCGTTGTTTTCACATCCGACAATGGTGGGCAGATAGAGGTTGGTGCAAACAACGGCCCTCTCCGCGATGGCAAACAGAGTGTTTACGAAGGTGGTCTGAAAGTTCCCGGCGGAGCAGTCTGGCCAGGAAAGATTCAAGCGGGATCACGCTCAAAACTGCGCGTGATGAGCATGGACATTTTCCCGACACTCCTTGAAGCGGCTGGAATCGAATACGAGAGCAAAGACAAACTCGACAGTAAATCCTTCCTGCCGACATTACTTGGGAAACCCCAGGACAATTTACGCCAGCATCTCTTTTTCACACGTAGAGAAGGGGGGAATCGTTATGGCGGAAAAACAATCGAAGCCGTCATTCGTGGGGATTGGAAATTGCTGCAGAACAGTCCCTTCCAGCCTCTCGAACTCTACAATCTGAAAAACGATCCGCTGGAGCAAAAAGAGATGTCGAAAAAGGCTCCCAAAATCTTCAACGAATTGTCGACTGCCCTCAGACGTCAAATTCAATACTACGGCGAAGTCCCCTGGCAGAAGCCGGGCGAGGTTGATCAGCTTCCCTAG
- the fhcD gene encoding formylmethanofuran--tetrahydromethanopterin N-formyltransferase, producing MTDRISWHGTFVTNTFAEAFSVTGTRVIITAATENWTRIVASEVTGYGTSVIACDAEAGVDRYLTPEQTPDGRPGVAVMFFAFNLESLAKAVVKRIGQCVLTCPTTAVYDGVDEPMDAEKRIDLGKQLRYFGDGFQASKVIGERRYWRIPVMDGEFLCEEQIGSFRGVAGGNLLIGGENQLSALQAAEQAVQAMRNCPQVIMPFPGGIVRSGSKVGSRYQALRASTNDAYCPTLKPRTKTDLLPETSAVYEIVIDGRSAEHVGEAMRAGLATLADLSGVTEVSAGNYGGKLGKHHFHLREILDKFS from the coding sequence ATGACGGATCGCATCAGTTGGCATGGTACTTTTGTCACGAACACGTTCGCCGAGGCATTTTCGGTCACCGGTACCAGGGTCATAATTACCGCTGCAACAGAAAACTGGACGAGAATTGTTGCAAGCGAAGTCACCGGTTATGGCACAAGTGTAATTGCCTGTGATGCAGAAGCAGGGGTCGATAGATATCTGACTCCTGAACAAACTCCCGACGGACGTCCTGGTGTTGCGGTGATGTTTTTCGCATTCAATTTGGAATCACTGGCCAAAGCCGTCGTCAAACGAATTGGACAATGCGTTCTGACTTGCCCGACGACAGCCGTTTACGACGGTGTTGATGAGCCGATGGACGCTGAGAAACGGATCGATCTGGGGAAACAACTTCGCTACTTTGGAGATGGTTTTCAGGCATCCAAAGTGATTGGAGAGCGTCGTTACTGGCGAATTCCAGTTATGGATGGGGAATTTCTCTGCGAAGAACAAATTGGTTCATTTCGCGGAGTGGCTGGAGGAAATCTGTTGATTGGCGGAGAGAATCAACTCTCTGCATTGCAGGCTGCAGAGCAAGCTGTTCAAGCGATGCGGAATTGTCCGCAGGTGATTATGCCCTTCCCCGGTGGTATTGTCCGTAGTGGAAGTAAGGTGGGTTCTCGGTATCAGGCTCTCAGAGCCAGTACGAATGATGCTTACTGCCCGACTTTAAAACCTCGCACCAAAACAGATCTGTTGCCTGAGACATCGGCGGTTTATGAGATCGTTATTGATGGCCGGTCGGCTGAGCATGTGGGAGAGGCGATGCGAGCGGGGCTTGCGACACTGGCTGATTTATCAGGTGTCACTGAAGTCTCTGCAGGAAATTATGGTGGAAAACTGGGGAAGCATCATTTCCATCTGCGTGAGATACTCGATAAGTTTAGTTGA
- the rnr gene encoding ribonuclease R: MASLKQQVIDYLSRANYQPSTLKSVAKKLALKKKDRHKLDQTIQELIDGGKVQQGETGLLHVVDRTHQLIGIFRKVTSGNGYVILHEPKPSDITEDIFIEQRDTGDAQTGDEVAVALNNRRKSGNQRCGRIAEVIKRARNRFVGVYFEEEGQGYVFIDGKNYEEAIWVGDPGAKGVRPDDKVVIEMVRFPNHYDVGEAVLVEVLGDRNQPGVDTLTVIHEYGLPTEFSEEALEQATQQTEQFDEKNLEGRLDLTLDPVVTIDPISARDFDDAISLVKTDNGHFHLGVHIADVSHFVTPNSPLDREAYKRATSVYLPTKVIPMLPEVLSNGLASLQQDRVRFVKSAFIEFNAEGIPVDTRFANSVIKVKKRFAYEDVSAFLKNPEKYRGQYGETITDLLLNMQDLARKLRKRRFDSGALELSMPEIKLSFDADGKVTGAFEADHDESHQIIEEFMLAANIAVATSLNDRGVSFLRRTHGDPSAEKMKAFSEFVESLGLSLTRSQSRHDIQELLDATAGTPLQKAVHFAFLRSLQQAEYSPEEVGHYALAAEQYCHFTSPIRRYPDLTIHRIVDRLLIRGEKYKGENPEFLNKVGIHCSDMSRRAERAERELTKLKLLEYIEQFVGQEFDAVVTGVERFGIFCQCLEVPAEGMVHISSLSDVDQFYFDRDLKCLIGKRTDIRIRLGMTVRVKITHVDVDRRELDMMLIKVIEEKSPRKRSSAKKRPNKKTVPKKKPNPKKRRR; this comes from the coding sequence ATGGCATCGCTCAAACAGCAGGTTATCGACTATTTATCGCGAGCGAATTATCAGCCTTCAACACTGAAATCGGTTGCTAAAAAACTGGCACTTAAGAAGAAGGATCGTCATAAACTCGATCAGACGATCCAGGAACTGATCGATGGCGGGAAGGTCCAGCAGGGAGAAACCGGCTTACTGCATGTTGTCGACCGGACACATCAGCTGATCGGGATCTTCCGCAAAGTGACCAGCGGTAATGGCTATGTCATTTTGCATGAGCCTAAACCATCAGACATTACCGAAGATATTTTCATTGAACAACGTGATACAGGTGATGCACAAACGGGCGATGAAGTCGCTGTCGCGCTGAATAATCGCAGAAAATCGGGCAATCAGCGATGTGGTCGGATTGCAGAAGTGATTAAGCGAGCCCGAAATCGCTTTGTGGGCGTTTACTTCGAAGAAGAAGGCCAAGGCTACGTCTTCATCGATGGCAAGAATTACGAAGAGGCGATCTGGGTCGGAGACCCCGGAGCCAAGGGAGTCCGGCCGGATGATAAGGTCGTGATCGAGATGGTTCGCTTTCCGAATCATTACGATGTCGGCGAGGCAGTTCTTGTCGAAGTTCTGGGAGATCGGAATCAGCCTGGCGTCGACACTCTGACCGTGATTCACGAGTATGGTCTACCGACGGAATTCTCTGAAGAAGCTCTCGAACAGGCTACTCAACAGACGGAACAATTTGACGAAAAGAATCTCGAAGGACGTCTCGATCTGACTCTCGATCCGGTTGTGACTATTGATCCCATTTCTGCTCGGGACTTCGATGATGCCATCTCACTTGTGAAAACTGACAACGGTCATTTTCATCTGGGTGTGCATATTGCCGATGTCTCTCACTTTGTGACTCCGAATTCTCCACTGGATCGTGAGGCTTACAAGCGGGCAACCAGTGTGTATTTGCCGACGAAAGTGATTCCTATGCTGCCGGAAGTCCTCTCGAATGGACTGGCCAGTTTGCAGCAGGATCGAGTCCGATTTGTGAAGTCGGCTTTCATTGAGTTCAATGCAGAAGGAATTCCGGTTGATACACGGTTCGCCAATTCTGTGATCAAAGTTAAGAAGCGTTTTGCCTATGAGGATGTCTCTGCGTTTCTAAAGAATCCAGAGAAATATCGTGGTCAGTACGGTGAGACAATTACCGATCTGCTACTCAACATGCAGGATCTGGCTCGGAAGCTGCGAAAGCGTCGGTTCGATTCGGGTGCACTCGAGTTGAGTATGCCGGAGATCAAGCTCTCGTTTGATGCGGATGGAAAAGTCACAGGAGCATTTGAAGCTGATCATGATGAGAGTCATCAGATTATTGAAGAGTTCATGCTGGCTGCAAATATTGCTGTGGCAACTTCGCTGAATGACCGTGGCGTCAGTTTTCTACGACGGACGCATGGCGATCCTTCGGCCGAGAAGATGAAGGCGTTCAGTGAGTTTGTGGAGTCACTGGGGCTCTCGTTAACGCGATCGCAGAGCCGACATGATATCCAGGAGTTACTCGATGCAACTGCTGGCACGCCTTTACAGAAGGCTGTGCACTTTGCTTTTCTGCGCAGTCTACAGCAAGCGGAATACTCTCCTGAAGAAGTCGGCCATTATGCTTTGGCGGCTGAGCAGTATTGCCATTTCACCAGTCCGATTCGTCGCTATCCAGATTTGACGATCCATCGAATTGTCGATCGATTACTCATTCGCGGAGAAAAATACAAAGGGGAGAATCCCGAGTTTCTGAATAAAGTTGGCATCCACTGCAGTGATATGTCCCGACGAGCAGAACGAGCAGAGCGGGAGTTGACGAAGCTGAAGTTACTGGAATACATCGAACAGTTTGTTGGCCAGGAATTTGATGCCGTCGTGACTGGGGTGGAGCGATTTGGGATCTTCTGCCAATGTCTGGAAGTCCCAGCCGAGGGGATGGTGCATATCAGCTCATTGTCGGACGTCGACCAGTTCTATTTTGATCGCGATTTGAAATGCCTCATCGGCAAACGGACAGACATTCGTATTCGATTGGGAATGACCGTACGCGTCAAAATTACGCATGTCGATGTCGATCGCCGCGAACTGGACATGATGCTCATCAAAGTGATTGAAGAGAAATCTCCAAGAAAACGCAGCTCAGCCAAAAAACGCCCGAATAAAAAGACGGTTCCTAAGAAAAAACCGAATCCTAAAAAACGACGTCGATAA
- a CDS encoding RidA family protein, producing the protein MNELIKKKFSDLGLTLPPAPEAVGSYTPVLKTGSLVVTSGQLPTIGKELAFRGKVGHDLTRDDGRSAAEVACLNALAQINKVIGGLENVKQIVRLEGFVQSTDDFTDQPYVMNGASDLLLKLFGDAGLHTRFAIGCNALPLNAAVELALWVEV; encoded by the coding sequence ATGAATGAATTGATCAAAAAAAAATTCTCTGATCTGGGTTTGACGCTTCCACCGGCTCCTGAAGCTGTTGGTTCCTATACTCCGGTTCTAAAAACGGGTTCGCTCGTTGTGACGAGTGGCCAATTGCCAACCATAGGCAAAGAGTTGGCTTTTCGGGGTAAAGTTGGACACGATTTAACCCGTGATGATGGCCGCAGTGCCGCTGAGGTCGCCTGCTTGAATGCTTTAGCTCAAATCAACAAGGTGATAGGGGGCTTGGAAAACGTAAAGCAAATTGTAAGGCTCGAAGGATTTGTACAATCGACAGATGATTTTACGGATCAGCCCTATGTCATGAACGGAGCCTCAGATTTATTATTGAAATTGTTTGGAGATGCTGGTCTGCATACTCGGTTCGCAATTGGCTGCAACGCCTTGCCACTGAATGCAGCCGTTGAACTTGCACTTTGGGTTGAAGTTTAA